One Eurosta solidaginis isolate ZX-2024a chromosome 5, ASM4086904v1, whole genome shotgun sequence DNA segment encodes these proteins:
- the LOC137253189 gene encoding uncharacterized protein: MSKLTLQNSFFDNIWPLILTENVCDIKSKNVCSFYEPEQLFDNIWLHRYLADRGFKNYQPPTALRCHFDDKEELFLTETSMDSYSEVNVHRPNKSLKNQKEYDSNEEELLCTATKSDIASLEQQTTALQTYFEQRRKLASAFINRQYPWYMQRPEYDTPFNFSDSMRNEFCGKLEQAVIEDIHIFNCKLMIIDLVERICLHVMPNWQKFTRYAYIIVVVRSENAMKQVKLMGPNLDAIMLVENMEYTWQEQLTESLRIAVEHAKLLGEFDSCMKSFVFVFSRARSSSKLDSHRVMRKKV; encoded by the coding sequence ATGTCAAAGTTGACCCTGCAAAATTCTTTTTTCGACAATATATGGCCTTTAATACTCACGGAAAATGTGTGCGATATCAAAAGTAAGAATGTTTGCAGTTTTTATGAGCCGGAGCAATTGTTCGACAATATATGGTTGCACAGATACCTTGCGGACCGCGGTTTCAAAAATTATCAACCTCCAACAGCATTGCGCTGTCACTTTGATGATAAAGAAGAATTGTTTCTGACAGAGACATCAATGGACAGCTACTCTGAGGTAAATGTACACAGACCTAATAAATCATTAAAAAATCAGAAAGAATACGATTCTAATGAAGAAGAGCTCCTATGTACGGCCACGAAATCAGATATTGCATCATTGGAGCAACAAACCACTGCGTTGCAGACATATTTTGAGCAGCGTCGTAAGCTTGCTAGTGCTTTTATTAACCGTCAATATCCCTGGTACATGCAACGACCCGAATACGATACTCCCTTTAATTTCTCAGATAGCATGCGTAATGAATTTTGTGGCAAACTGGAACAGGCCGTCATAGAGGATATACATATCTTCAACTGCAAGCTAATGATTATCGATTTGGTTGAACGGATATGCCTTCATGTGATGCCTAATTGGCAAAAATTTACGCGCTACGCGTACATTATTGTTGTGGTGCGTAGTGAGAACGCTATGAAGCAAGTCAAATTAATGGGACCAAATTTGGATGCAATTATGTTGGTGGAAAATATGGAGTACACATGGCAAGAGCAATTGACAGAGTCATTACGTATTGCCGTGGAACATGCTAAGTTATTAGGAGAATTCGATAGTTGCATGAAATCGTTTGTATTTGTCTTTTCACGAGCTAGGAGCAGTTCAAAACTAGATTCGCATCGAGTGATGAGAAAGAAGGTTTAG
- the LOC137253187 gene encoding pyruvate kinase, producing MDEGLLDNICTHVRCSLLSADMAKLNYVREMQHRLQHQKMLTKVLGSDDYVDEIDQEWVCRVHRYNVEESISESLDGDDTLGDEIMVEEEEAAVPQPEESENLEIDVWQGYFKGFQMISETTEGATEENKKCIELLSVVCDEALDSYLHAGVRSFAIDLFYGNFIENQQLILRLRQCELNYSKEIGFPVSSTIFAKLSPRLQYTGLMEPPDLVVELKKGDKITLTNQRELSMHCTKNCVYVNGGFLFNDIHLCDFICIGPNIQVSVRKMDANLRCVVEIGGELKSRSPVLFPSRCSKFLISQEELEDITFCKEVGLNVIVSYIGGTKEYFENLQNALTTLGCKNMRLYARIVLNEIKGCDDDLNWMADSYDGFVVELSPSEQHPEQDILHLCPTADQFIKRVYQLQKVVIFQPTLIAEKRLILEPTYYPHVFLYPDKYILPCDRPVAGFYFFYLYDALAESVIKEALNELPYCDRSLTGSDSLARSIVCASIEMHAPLIFVCSLTGRMAAKIAHFRPKAQIIFITRMRSAEAFISLCHNVILLLYNGKSDDNYYCALYKHFLYGLLYAKSQGIVKHDDNVILVFEESASTRLPNKYVAYKYHSRYFPQHLDKILFSKFPYGFFDYYRGRGVDSKIEAVADVVPTK from the exons ATGGATGAAGGCCTTCTCGATAATATCTGTACGCATGTGCGCTGCTCGCTTCTATCCgccgacatggcaaagttgaatTATGTTCGTGAAATGCAACATCGTCTACAGCATCAAAAGATGCTTACAAAAGTGCTTGGTTCGGATGATTATGTGGATGAAATTGATCAAGAATGGGTTTGCCGTGTGCACCGTTACAATGTGGAAGAGTCGATTTCAGAATCCTTGGACGGAGATGACACGTTGGGGGACGAAATCATGGTTGAAGAGGAGGAAGCAGCTGTGCCACAGCCTGAGGAAAGTGAAAACCTGGAAATCGACGTTTGGCAAGGCTACTTCAAAGGCTTTCAAATGATAAGTGAAACTACGGAAGGTGCTACTGAGGAAAATAAGAAATGCATCGAGCTTTTATCTGTCGTTTGTGATGAGGCTTTGGATTCATATTTGC ACGCCGGCGTTCGTTCTTTTGCTATTGATCTTTTCTATGGCAACTTTATCGAGAATCAGCAACTAATTTTGCGTTTGCGCCAATGTGAATTAAACTATTCGAAAGAAATTGGCTTTCCCGTTTCGTCTACAATTTTCGCCAAGTTAAGTCCACGTTTACAATACACTGGCTTGATGGAGCCACCAGATCTTGTTGTCGAATTAAAAAAAGGTGATAAGATAACTTTGACTAATCAACGCGAATTGTCGATGCATTGCACCAAAAATTGTGTCTATGTAAATGGCGGGTTTTTGTTCAACGACATACATTTATGCGATTTCATCTGTATCGGTCCTAATATACAAGTATCTGTGCGAAAAATGGATGCCAATTTGCGCTGTGTTGTTGAAATTGGTGGGGAATTGAAATCACGCTCACCCGTGTTATTCCCATCACGTTGCTCGAAATTCTTGATATCGCAAGAAGAACTCGAAGACATTACATTCTGCAAGGAGGTTGGTTTGAATGTGATTGTTTCGTATATCGGGGGCACAAAAGAATATTTTGAGAATTTGCAAAATGCGCTGACAACGTTAGGTTGTAAAAATATGCGCCTTTATGCGCGAATTGTGCTCAACGAGATAAAGGGTTGCGATGATGATTTAAATTGGATGGCTGATAGCTATGATGGTTTCGTTGTCGAGCTTAGTCCCTCTGAGCAGCATCCTGAACAAGACATACTACATCTTTGCCCCACCGCAGACCAATTTATCAAACGAGTTTATCAACTGCAAAAAGTGGTTATATTTCAGCCGACGCTGATTGCAGAAAAACGTTTGATTTTGGAACCGACATACTATCCCCACGTATTCCTTTATCCTGATAAATATATTTTGCCGTGTGATCGCCCTGTAGCCGGTTTCTATTTCTTTTACTTGTACGATGCACTCGCTGAATCGGTGATCAAAGAAGCGCTCAATGAGTTACCATATTGTGATCGTTCGCTTACCGGCAGCGACTCATTGGCACGCTCAATTGTATGCGCGTCAATAGAAATGCATGCACCATTGATATTCGTTTGCTCGCTAACTGGACGTATGGCAGCAAAGATTGCACATTTTCGGCCAAAAGcacaaataatttttataacCCGTATGAGATCAGCAGAGGCTTTCATATCGCTGTGTCATAATGTTATATTGCTTTTGTATAATGGAAAGAGTGATGATAATTATTACTGTGCTTTGTATAAGCATTTTTTGTATGGTCTTTTGTATGCGAAATCTCAGGGAATTGTGAAGCATGATGATAATGTAATACTAGTATTTGAAGAAAGCGCCAGTACTCGACTTCCCAACAAATATGTTGCTTATAAATATCACTCACGATACTTTCCACAACATTTGGATAAGATATTGTTTAGTAAGTTTCCATATGGATTCTTTGACTACTACCGTGGCAGGGGTGTAGATAGTAAAATTGAAGCAGTCGCAGATGTAGTCCCCACAAaatga
- the LOC137253188 gene encoding uncharacterized protein gives MDLNHKIIEAVRQCPLLYKNSASLADRKCGWEQIAQEMKMQEAILKTRWHFLREHYKRNVLSGSQIDAMQFPYKKEMEFLLPYLRPKQREEMHPDETMPKNIIKPEFVITQEDLENDSGNEEYVFLEVDAVATEYEENNEVIQQTNQNDLRKESEQETEQRPQQNDANGTEKYEVEIEMQGGGPEMEEQRNENNVEQLIDMKPDINKVQQATCNKNGSKEEEAVRTQIQEATVENIDAKVEIREKKRGGGSVGNDNTSKEDEDRCEDAIFGELVSAMLRRMPAEKKRCVKRDIMNLLLT, from the exons atggatttaaatcatAAAATTATCGAGGCGGTGCGGCAATGTCCCTTACTCTACAAAAATAGCGCATCGCTTGCAGACCGAAAGTGCGGCTGGGAACAAATCGCCCAAGAAATGAAAATGCAAG AAGCTATTTTGAAGACGCGATGGCACTTTTTACGTGAGCATTACAAGCGTAACGTTTTGTCCGGCAGCCAGATTGATGCAATGCAATTTCCATATAAAAAAGAAATGGAATTCCTTTTGCCCTACTTACGCCCAAAACAGCGTGAAGAAATGCATCCCGATGAAACGATGCCCAAAAATATAATAAAGCCAGAATTTGTTATAACACAAGAAGATCTAGAAAATGATAGTGGCAATGAGGAATATGTATTTCTGGAAGTGGATGCGGTCGCCACGGAATATGAAGAAAACAATGAAGTAATACAACAAACAAATCAAAATGATTTACGAAAAGAATCAGAGCAAGAGACAGAGCAGCGCCCACAACAAAATGATGCGAACGGCACAGAAAAATATGAAGTAGAAATCGAAATGCAGGGAGGTGGGCCCGAAATGGAAGAGCAGCGAAATGAAAATAATGTTGAACAACTAATCGACATGAAACCAGACATAAATAAAGTGCAGCAGGCTACTTGTAACAAAAATGGTAGCAAAGAAGAAGAAGCGGTGCGTACACAAATTCAGGAAGCTACCGTAGAAAACATAGATGCAAAAGTAGAGATACGTGAGAAAAAAAGGGGTGGGGGTAGTGTCGGCAATGACAACACAAGTAAAGAGGATGAGGATCGTTGTGAAGATGCAATTTTTGGGGAGTTAGTATCAGCTATGTTAAGAAGAATGCCAGCTGAAAAGAAGCGCTGTGTCAAACGTGATATCATGAATTTACTGCTGACGTAG